The following nucleotide sequence is from Nesterenkonia xinjiangensis.
GCCTGGAGATCAGCCTGGGCTCGGTCATGCTCCTGGCGATCTTCGTGCTCGTCCTCATCCAGGCCGCCCAACGTCACCTTCCCGGCGACAGCCTCCCCTGGACAGGAGAGGTCTCCCGATTCGCGCTGGCCTGGCTGACCTTCAGCGTGGTCGGAGTGCTGATCAGCCGCGGCGGCCACATCACTCTGGAAGTGGTGGACATCCTGCCCCTACCTCGCCTGGTCCGTACCGTCCAGGTGTTCGCTCTGATCATCGTGGCTGTGACGGCGGGGGCCTTCACCCTGGAGGCCTGGGCCCTCGTCCAGACCCAGGGCGCCCTGCGCTCCCCGGTGCTAGGCCTCTCCATGGCGCTGGTCTACGTGCCCGTCCTGCTGGGACTCACCAGCAGCACGGTGCGTGCCCTCATCGGGGCCGCCCGCATCGCCCTCCACGGCCCAGTCCGCTCCGAACTCGCCGAAGAGGTGGCCCGATGACCCTGCTGCTGCTCGCGCTCGCCATCGCGGTCCTGCTCACCCTGCGGGTCCCGGTCGCCTTCGCCTTCCTCGGCCCTTCCCTGGTGTACATGCTGGCCCACGGGCACTCTTCGGGCATGAGCCTGCGCCAGGTCTCCGACGCCGCCCAGAGCTTCCCGCTGCTGGCGGTCCCACTCTTCGTCTTCCTCGGCGCGCTGGCCAACCACGCCGGGATCGCGGACCAGCTGTTCCGCTTCGCCCTGGCTCTGCTGGCCCGCCTACGCGGCAACCTCGGCTACGTCACGGTGGGCGTGAGCGTGGGCTTCTCCTGGATGAGCGGCTCCGCCGTGGCCGACGCCGCTGCCCTCGGCAAGGTCCAGATCCCGGCGATGCTGCGCAACGGCTACAGCCGCCGCTTCGCCACCGGGATCTCGGCGACCTCCTCCCTCATCGCGCCGGTCATGCCGCCGAGCATCCCTGCGGTGATCTTCGCCGGGCTGGCCGCCGCCTCGACGGGGGCGCTGTTCGCCGCCGCCGTCGTCCCTGCCCTCGCCGTGGCTCTCGGCCTGCTCGTCGTCGTCTTCCTCCTGGTGCGCCGCGAACCAGGGGTCAGCCGTGGGGAGTTCGACGCCCGCGAGCTGCTGGCCTCCACCCGCGGGGTGCTGCTGCCGGCGCTGACCCCGGTCATCATCCTGGGCGGGATCCTCGGCGGATGGTTCACCCCCACCGAGGCGGCCTCGGTGGCCGTCGCCTACGTCCTGCTCATCGCCCTGGTCCAGCGTTCGCTGTCCTGGTCCGGGTTCCTGACCGCCGTGCGCGAGACCGTGGTGACCACGGCCGGCATCATGCTGATCGTCGCCTCCGCCGCGCTGCTGGGACACATCCTGGCCCGCGAACGGCTGCCGCAGCTGATGACCGAGCTGCTGTTCGGCATCACTGAGGAACCGGTCCTCTTCCTGCTGCTCATCGCGGGCCTGATGCTGGTGCTGGGCACCGTCATCGACGCCACCGCCGTGCTCGTGCTGACAGTGCCGGTGCTGCTGCCGATCGCCCTCCAGTACGGCGTCGATCCGATCGTCCTCGGTGTGGTCATCATCCTCTCGCTGATGATCGGGCTCCTCACTCCCCCGGTGGGCACCGTCCTGTTCGTGACGGCGGCGGTCTCCGAGACTCGGGTGGGTGAGGTCTTCCGGGGCGCGCTGCCGTTCATGATCCCAGCCGTGGTGGTCACGGTGCTGGTGATCCTCTTCCCCGAAGCCGTGCTGTTGATCCCGGAGGTGCTGGGCCTGTGACCGAAGCGAACGACCGTGCCGTGCTGATCGGTCTGATCGGCCATGGGGTGGGGCCGTCCCTGACGCCCCGCATGCATGAGCTGGAGGGCGCCCGCCATGGACTCCGGCACATCTACCGGACCGTGGAGCTGTCCGAGACCGAAGACCCTGCCGCCGAGCTGGAGCGTCTGCTGACGGCCGCCGAGACCTTCGGCTTCGACGGGCTGAACCTCACCCATCCGGTCAAGCAGACGGCGATTCCCCTTCTCGACGAGCTCTCTGACCCTGCCCTCCGGGTCGAGGCTGTCAACACCGTCGTCTGGCGGCAGGGACGGCGCGTGGGCCACAACACCGACGTCTCCGGGTTCGCCGCGTCCCTCGAGGACGCGATCGGCCCTCAGCCCCGGGGGCGGGTCGTGCTGCTGGGAGCAGGCGGGGCCGGCTCCGCAGCGGCCCACGCCCTCGCATCAGCTGGACTGGACCGGCTGACCGTCGTCGACGTCGACCGTCGCCGGGCCGAAGAGGTCGCCGGGGCTGTGGCCCAGCACCATGAGGTGAACAGTGCCGCGGCCACGCCGCATGAGCTGCCGACATTGCTTCCCGAGGCGAACGGGCTGGTCAATGCCACACCCATCGGCATGGCCCACCATCCGGGCTCCCCGGTGCCGCGCCACCATCTGCATCCGGGGCTCTGGGTGTGCGACGTCATCTACCGGCCAGTGGACACCCCGCTGCTGCTCGAGGCCCGCTCCCTCGGCTGCCGGACCGTCAGCGGTCTCGGCATGGCCATGCACCAGGCCGCCGAGGCCTTCGAGATCTTCACCGGCGAACCCGCCGACCGGAAGGCGATGCTCAGCGATCTGCAGGGTCTCGTCGCCGCCGAACAGAAGCTGTCCCCCACTCCCCGTTGAAAGGTCACACCATGACACGCACGACGAAGCTACCCACTCTGCTCACGCTGGCGACGGTGCCGGCACTGGCCCTGGTGGCCTGCGGAGACGGCGGAGACGGCGGCGACGCCTCCGACGGTTCGGTCTCGCTGACGCTGGCCCACAGCTACAACGACGACCAGCCCCAGGCGCGCTGCGGCGCCGATCTCATCAAGGACGAGGTGGAGGCCGCCGACGTCGGGCTCGAGATCGAGATCTTCGGATCCAGCCAGCTCGGAGGCGACGCCGATCGTATCGCCTCCGTCGCGTCGGGGGACATCGACATCGACATCCAGGGCGCCTCCGCCCTGGGCGCGGTCCACGAGCCGATCAGCATCCTGGACGCCGCCTATGTGTTCGACGACGCGGAGCACCTCGCCACCTTCATGGACAGCCCAGAGGGCGCCGGGGTGATCGAGGACTTCGCCGACGCGGCGGACATCCACACGCTGGGGGCATGGTCGGCGGGAGCACGGCACTTCACCGCCGACGAGCCCATCCGGAGCCCGGAGGACCTCTCAGGCCTGCGCGTCCGCTTTCCCGGCTCGCCCCAGTACCTGATGAACGCCCGGGCGCTGGGCGCTGATGCCACCGAGGTCGCCTACGAGGAGCTGTACCTGTCCCTCCAGCAGGGCGCCGTCGACGGTCAGGAGAACCCGATCACGAACATCGACTCGGAGAACCTCGCGGAGGTCCAGGACTACCTGAGCCTCTCCTCCCATCAGCTGAACACGAACCTGATCATCATGTCGGACCGGTGGAACGAGGTCTCCGAGGAGCAGCAGGAGGCGCTGACCGCAGCGGTCGAGTCGGCCGTCGACGCGGTGACCGAGTGCGTCGCAGAAGATGAGGAGGCGACCCTCGAGCAGTGGCGCTCCGGTGACGACTGGGAGGTCATCGACGACGTCGACGTCGAGGCCTTCCAGGGCCAGGCGTTGGAGTACCTCGGCGACTCCCTCGAGGACGACTCGCTCGAAGTGTTCGAGGCGATCCGCTCGACCAGCGAGTGACCCACACGCCGGCTGGCCGCAGCCGGGTCAGGGACCGCTGTTCTGGTACTGTCGCGGATCGAGAGGGAGGTTCCATTGGACGAGACGCCTATCCGCCAGCGGGACGCGGTCCGCACCCGCGCAGAGCTGCTCGACGTGGCCACCGAGGTCTTCGCCGACTCCGGCTACTCCGGGGCTCGCATCGATGAGATCGCCCGCCGCACCCGCACCACCAAGCGGATGATCTACTACTACTTCGGCGGCAAGGAGCAGCTTTATCTGGCTGTGCTGGAGAAGGCGTACCGCGGCATCCGAGAGAAGGAGCAGACGCTTCAGGTGCAGGATCTGGATCCCGCCGAGTCCTTGCGTCGGCTGGCCGAGCTGACCTACGACCACCACCTGGAGAACACCGAGTTCATCCGGCTGGTCGCCATCGAGAACATCCACCGCGGCCGGTTCATCCGACAGATCGACTCCTTGCGTGACCTGGGAAAGCCCGCCCTGGGCCTGCTGGAGGAGGTCCTCGTCCGCGGACGGGAGGACGGCACGTTCCGCGCGGACGTCGACGCCGTCGACGTCCACCTGCTGATCAGCTCCTACTGCGTGTTCCAGGTGGCCAACCGCTACACCTTCGGCCACCTGTTCGATTTGGACCTGGACGCCGCCGAGAACCGTGACCGCCTGCGCCGGGTGATCGGCGACGTGGTCGTCGCCTGGCTCACCGCCGCTGCGCGCACCGCCGAGTGACCTGCCCACCGGATCTGCTGGACATGCGACGGCGGCGCCGTCCCTCTGCTCGCTGTGGAGAGAGGGACGGCGCCGCCGTCGTGTCTGCGCCCGTCAGGCGTGGCCGTCGAAGAGCGAGGTCACCGAACCGTCAGCGAAGACCTCCTTGATGGCGCGCGCCAGGGTCGGAGCGATCGAGAGCACAGTGAGCTGCTCGAAACGCTTCTCGTCCGGGATCGGCAAGGTGTTGGTCACCACGACCTCCCGGGCACCGCAGGCGGCGAGCCGTTCGGCGGCCGGCTCGGAGAACACCGCGTGCGTCGCGGCGATGATGACGTCCTTGGCTCCAGCATCCTTGAGCACCTTCACGGCACCGGAGATGGTGCCGCCGGTGTCGATCATGTCGTCGATCAGCACGCAGGTGCGGCCCTCGATCTCACCGACGACCTGCTTGGAGACAGCCTTGTTCGGCATCGTGAGGTCGCGGGACTTGTGCACGAAGGCCAGCGGGGCGCCGCCGAGACGTTCGGCCCACTGCTCGGCCACCCGCACCCGTCCGGTGTCGGGCGAGACCACGGTGACCTCGTCGTCGGCGACCTGCTCTCGGATGTAGTCGGCCAGCAGCGGCACTGCGAAGAGATGGTCCACCGGGCCGTCGAAGAAGCCCTGGATCTGCGCAGTGTGCAGGTCCACGCTCATGATGCGGTCAGCACCGGCGGTCTTGTAGAGGTCGGCCACCAGGCGGGCCGAGATCGGCTCGCGGCCGCGGCCCTTTTTGTCCTGCCGAGCGTAGGGATAGAACGGGGACACCACGGTGATCCGCTTGGCAGAGGCACGCTTCATGGAGTCGACCATGATCAGCTGCTCCATCAGCCAGTTGTTCAAGGGGTAGGGGTGGGACTGGAGCAGGAACACGTCCTTGCCGCGCACCGATTCGGAGGAGCGCACGTAGAGCTCGCCGTTGGCGAAGTCGTAGGCGCTCATCGGAAGGAGCTCGGTGCCGAGCTCGGCGGCGATCTCCTCAGCCAACTCCGGGTGGGCCCGCCCTGAGGCGACCACCAGAGTCTTTTCGCCGCTCAGCCTGATCTCATCCATGCTGGTCTTCCTTCTCTCCGGTTCCCTGGGCTGTCACTGCTTCTCGGAGTCTGTGTGCCGCTCGGCGCGGTCCGGTCCCGTGGCGTCGCCGGCCTGGGCGGCGGCCTGGGCGGCCGCGGATCCGGGGCGCCGGGTCTCCACCCAGCCGTCGGCGTTGCGCTGCGGGGCCACGGAGAGGGCCAGCGCACCAGCGGGGACGTCCTTGCGCACCACCGCACCGGCGCCCGTGTAGGCGCCGTCGCCGACCTCCACCGGTGCCACGAAGACCGTGTTGGATGCGGTGCGCACGTGGCTGCCGATGACGGTGCGGTGCTTGTTCTCACCGTCGTAGTTGGCGGTGATGTTGCCGCAGCCGATGTTGGTGTGCTCACCGATGGTGGCGTCTCCGGCGTAACCCAGGTGCGAGAGCTTCGAGCCGCGGCCGATGGTGACGTTCTTCGTTTCGTAGAACGCACCGATCTTGCCGTCGGAGCCCAGCTGAGTGCCCGGACGCAGGTAGGTGAAGGGGCCGACGGTGGCGCCGTCGCCGATCTGCGCACCGGACCCGTGGGTGCGGGTCACCGTGGCGCCCTCGCCGACGCGGACGTCGGTGAGGGTGGTGTCCGGGCCCACGACGGCGTCGCGGCCGAGGTGAGTGGCACCGTGCAGCTGGGTGCCGGGCAGCACGGTGGTGTCCTCCTCCAACGTCACGGTGGCATCGATCCAGGTGCTCGCAGGGTCCACCACTGTCGTGCCGGCACGCATGGCGGCCGCGACGGTGCGACGGTTGAGCTCAGCACTCAGGGCCTGCAGCTGCACACGGTCGTTGGCACCTTCGACCTGCCAGCGATCGTCCGTGACGACGGCGGCGACGCGGCCACCCTCGGCGCGAGCCAAGGCCAGCACGTCGGTGAGGTACTTCTCCCCCTGCACGTTCTCCGTGGTGACCTGGGTGAGCGCCCGGGTCAGCACTTCGGCGTCGAAGGCGTAGATCCCGGAGTTGATCTCGCGGATCGCCCGCTGGGCGGGGCTGGCGTCCTTATGCTCCACGATGCCGGTGACGGAGCCGTCATCGGCACGGATGATGCGGCCGTAGCCGGCGGCGTCGTCGAGGACCGCGGTGAGCACTGTGACGGCGTTGGCCTCGGACTCATGGGAGCGGACGAGTTCGGTCAGCATCTCCGTGGTCAGCAGTGGGACGTCACCGTAGGTCACCACGACGGTGCCGGTCAGCACAGAGGGGCCGCCCTGCGCGGCGGAGAGGGCCTCGAGCCCGCATTCGACGGCGCGGCCGGTGCCGGGCACCTCGTCCTGGTCAGCGATGATCGCGCCGGTCTTCAGCTGATCGATGTGCGCGGAGACCTTCTCTCGCTGATGGCGCACCACCGCGACGAGATGTTCGGGCTCGAGCCCAGCCGCCGCGGCGAGCGCGTGGCCGATCATGGAG
It contains:
- a CDS encoding TRAP transporter small permease — encoded protein: MTPPPRGLLHRAGRIMDGLEISLGSVMLLAIFVLVLIQAAQRHLPGDSLPWTGEVSRFALAWLTFSVVGVLISRGGHITLEVVDILPLPRLVRTVQVFALIIVAVTAGAFTLEAWALVQTQGALRSPVLGLSMALVYVPVLLGLTSSTVRALIGAARIALHGPVRSELAEEVAR
- a CDS encoding TRAP transporter large permease, whose translation is MTLLLLALAIAVLLTLRVPVAFAFLGPSLVYMLAHGHSSGMSLRQVSDAAQSFPLLAVPLFVFLGALANHAGIADQLFRFALALLARLRGNLGYVTVGVSVGFSWMSGSAVADAAALGKVQIPAMLRNGYSRRFATGISATSSLIAPVMPPSIPAVIFAGLAAASTGALFAAAVVPALAVALGLLVVVFLLVRREPGVSRGEFDARELLASTRGVLLPALTPVIILGGILGGWFTPTEAASVAVAYVLLIALVQRSLSWSGFLTAVRETVVTTAGIMLIVASAALLGHILARERLPQLMTELLFGITEEPVLFLLLIAGLMLVLGTVIDATAVLVLTVPVLLPIALQYGVDPIVLGVVIILSLMIGLLTPPVGTVLFVTAAVSETRVGEVFRGALPFMIPAVVVTVLVILFPEAVLLIPEVLGL
- a CDS encoding shikimate dehydrogenase — encoded protein: MTEANDRAVLIGLIGHGVGPSLTPRMHELEGARHGLRHIYRTVELSETEDPAAELERLLTAAETFGFDGLNLTHPVKQTAIPLLDELSDPALRVEAVNTVVWRQGRRVGHNTDVSGFAASLEDAIGPQPRGRVVLLGAGGAGSAAAHALASAGLDRLTVVDVDRRRAEEVAGAVAQHHEVNSAAATPHELPTLLPEANGLVNATPIGMAHHPGSPVPRHHLHPGLWVCDVIYRPVDTPLLLEARSLGCRTVSGLGMAMHQAAEAFEIFTGEPADRKAMLSDLQGLVAAEQKLSPTPR
- a CDS encoding DctP family TRAP transporter solute-binding subunit, with protein sequence MTRTTKLPTLLTLATVPALALVACGDGGDGGDASDGSVSLTLAHSYNDDQPQARCGADLIKDEVEAADVGLEIEIFGSSQLGGDADRIASVASGDIDIDIQGASALGAVHEPISILDAAYVFDDAEHLATFMDSPEGAGVIEDFADAADIHTLGAWSAGARHFTADEPIRSPEDLSGLRVRFPGSPQYLMNARALGADATEVAYEELYLSLQQGAVDGQENPITNIDSENLAEVQDYLSLSSHQLNTNLIIMSDRWNEVSEEQQEALTAAVESAVDAVTECVAEDEEATLEQWRSGDDWEVIDDVDVEAFQGQALEYLGDSLEDDSLEVFEAIRSTSE
- a CDS encoding TetR/AcrR family transcriptional regulator, producing MDETPIRQRDAVRTRAELLDVATEVFADSGYSGARIDEIARRTRTTKRMIYYYFGGKEQLYLAVLEKAYRGIREKEQTLQVQDLDPAESLRRLAELTYDHHLENTEFIRLVAIENIHRGRFIRQIDSLRDLGKPALGLLEEVLVRGREDGTFRADVDAVDVHLLISSYCVFQVANRYTFGHLFDLDLDAAENRDRLRRVIGDVVVAWLTAAARTAE
- a CDS encoding ribose-phosphate diphosphokinase, whose protein sequence is MDEIRLSGEKTLVVASGRAHPELAEEIAAELGTELLPMSAYDFANGELYVRSSESVRGKDVFLLQSHPYPLNNWLMEQLIMVDSMKRASAKRITVVSPFYPYARQDKKGRGREPISARLVADLYKTAGADRIMSVDLHTAQIQGFFDGPVDHLFAVPLLADYIREQVADDEVTVVSPDTGRVRVAEQWAERLGGAPLAFVHKSRDLTMPNKAVSKQVVGEIEGRTCVLIDDMIDTGGTISGAVKVLKDAGAKDVIIAATHAVFSEPAAERLAACGAREVVVTNTLPIPDEKRFEQLTVLSIAPTLARAIKEVFADGSVTSLFDGHA
- the glmU gene encoding bifunctional UDP-N-acetylglucosamine diphosphorylase/glucosamine-1-phosphate N-acetyltransferase GlmU, giving the protein MPTPDVRPTAVIVLAAGAGTRMKSRTPKIMHGMGGRSMIGHALAAAAGLEPEHLVAVVRHQREKVSAHIDQLKTGAIIADQDEVPGTGRAVECGLEALSAAQGGPSVLTGTVVVTYGDVPLLTTEMLTELVRSHESEANAVTVLTAVLDDAAGYGRIIRADDGSVTGIVEHKDASPAQRAIREINSGIYAFDAEVLTRALTQVTTENVQGEKYLTDVLALARAEGGRVAAVVTDDRWQVEGANDRVQLQALSAELNRRTVAAAMRAGTTVVDPASTWIDATVTLEEDTTVLPGTQLHGATHLGRDAVVGPDTTLTDVRVGEGATVTRTHGSGAQIGDGATVGPFTYLRPGTQLGSDGKIGAFYETKNVTIGRGSKLSHLGYAGDATIGEHTNIGCGNITANYDGENKHRTVIGSHVRTASNTVFVAPVEVGDGAYTGAGAVVRKDVPAGALALSVAPQRNADGWVETRRPGSAAAQAAAQAGDATGPDRAERHTDSEKQ